In a single window of the Hoyosella subflava DQS3-9A1 genome:
- a CDS encoding glycerate kinase, whose protein sequence is MSPRIVLAPDKFKGSLTAAEAAAAMLDGCRAALPECIITVVPVSDGGEGMLDVAAARNAEIRATQVTGPLRKSATARYAVLGDEVFLETAEACGLAQVPNPDPCTALDATSYGVGELLLAVLDAGYRRIHVGLGGSACTDGGAGMAQALGVRLLDADGTELPLGGAALARLTRIDTSGLDPRLSECTVTVAHDVDNPLVGADGAAPVFGPQKGADADAVASLVRGLERYAGHLEQASPGVTSRAGAGAAGGIGAGAFAFLSAAGVSGAQFLLEVTGARNAIDGAALVLVGEGRLDSQTLRGKAPSAVARLARELGVPCLAIAGLVDTDQAALEESGIQAAYSLTESAGSSEVAHAQASRVLREVTESAVRQWSETS, encoded by the coding sequence ATGAGTCCCCGCATTGTCCTCGCCCCAGATAAGTTCAAGGGCTCCCTCACCGCAGCTGAAGCGGCGGCTGCAATGCTCGACGGATGCCGGGCGGCGCTTCCAGAGTGCATCATTACGGTGGTTCCGGTCTCCGATGGCGGCGAGGGCATGCTCGATGTCGCCGCAGCGCGTAACGCCGAAATCAGGGCTACCCAGGTTACCGGTCCTTTGCGGAAGTCGGCGACGGCCCGATACGCAGTCCTTGGCGATGAGGTTTTCCTCGAGACAGCGGAAGCGTGCGGACTTGCTCAGGTCCCAAATCCTGATCCGTGCACGGCGCTTGACGCGACGTCCTACGGCGTCGGTGAACTACTGCTCGCCGTCCTCGATGCCGGATACCGGCGGATCCATGTCGGACTGGGCGGGTCAGCGTGCACCGATGGCGGTGCGGGAATGGCTCAGGCGCTGGGAGTCCGGCTGCTCGACGCGGATGGCACAGAGCTTCCGCTTGGTGGGGCAGCCCTCGCCCGGCTGACGCGGATCGATACCTCGGGATTGGATCCACGCCTGTCAGAGTGCACAGTCACTGTGGCACACGATGTCGATAACCCACTCGTCGGCGCTGACGGCGCGGCCCCGGTCTTCGGCCCGCAGAAAGGGGCAGACGCGGACGCGGTGGCGTCGTTAGTGCGAGGTCTCGAACGGTACGCCGGGCACCTGGAACAAGCGTCGCCGGGTGTCACGTCCCGCGCGGGCGCGGGTGCTGCGGGCGGCATAGGTGCGGGAGCGTTCGCGTTTCTCAGTGCTGCAGGAGTTTCGGGGGCGCAATTCCTGCTGGAGGTCACGGGCGCGCGAAATGCCATCGACGGTGCCGCGCTGGTGCTCGTGGGAGAGGGTCGCCTCGACAGTCAGACGCTGCGCGGCAAAGCGCCGAGTGCAGTCGCCCGGCTGGCACGAGAACTCGGCGTGCCGTGCCTGGCGATCGCCGGCCTCGTCGACACTGATCAGGCAGCGTTGGAGGAGTCCGGCATCCAGGCAGCGTACAGCTTGACTGAGTCGGCCGGCTCGTCAGAAGTAGCGCATGCTCAGGCGAGCAGAGTGTTGCGTGAAGTCACTGAGTCCGCCGTGAGGCAGTGGTCGGAGACCAGTTGA
- a CDS encoding erythromycin esterase family protein, which produces MTSRTFLQDGCWGLTDDDGTIATFSRFLDSLPTRPRLLGFGECMHEEEGLPRLRNQLFQHLVEHEGYRSVALESDCLAGLLTDSYVVHGTGSLDEAMEHGFSHGFGDSPANRALVQWMREYNRDRPLRDRLRFFGFDAPVEMTGGDSPRLVLSGLYHLLADHVDSALLPCSHEELDLTIGEDDRWTNPAAALDSSLSVGTSPDARTLRLITDDLVALLYSESPHLAATLSADEWWRARLYGRTAVGLLRYHAAVADSSAARVARLLGLRDELMASNLNAIVEHESRRGPALVFAHNRHLQKYKSRWRFNGQDLEWWSAGAIADVQLGDHYAFVASAFGAAPHQGVHRAPEDTLEGLLAANLPEGRCIINSEKLQAALPEVDGQRPVLRTETSKNYSYFALDPAYLHKTDGVIFIKELADAPDAGNSG; this is translated from the coding sequence ATGACGTCTCGAACCTTCTTGCAGGACGGCTGCTGGGGACTTACGGACGACGACGGGACCATTGCTACCTTCAGCAGGTTCCTCGATTCGCTGCCGACTAGACCGAGATTGCTCGGTTTCGGGGAATGTATGCACGAGGAGGAAGGCCTGCCTCGCCTCCGGAATCAGTTGTTTCAGCACCTCGTGGAGCATGAGGGGTATCGTTCAGTTGCCCTTGAGAGTGATTGTCTTGCAGGGCTTCTGACGGACAGTTACGTTGTGCATGGAACCGGGTCACTGGATGAGGCGATGGAGCACGGTTTCAGCCACGGCTTTGGTGATTCCCCGGCAAATCGGGCACTCGTCCAGTGGATGCGCGAGTATAACCGCGATCGTCCATTGCGGGACCGTCTGCGGTTCTTTGGATTTGATGCCCCCGTTGAGATGACGGGCGGAGACAGTCCGAGGCTAGTACTAAGCGGGCTCTACCACCTATTGGCTGACCACGTGGACTCCGCATTGCTTCCATGCTCACATGAAGAATTGGACCTGACTATCGGCGAGGATGATCGATGGACCAATCCTGCAGCAGCGCTTGATTCTTCGCTTTCCGTGGGAACCTCACCGGACGCGCGGACGCTCCGGCTGATCACCGATGATCTCGTTGCGCTGTTGTATTCGGAATCTCCGCACCTGGCTGCGACACTGTCAGCCGATGAGTGGTGGCGAGCGCGACTCTATGGCCGCACAGCGGTCGGGCTGCTGCGCTACCACGCGGCGGTCGCGGATTCGTCTGCGGCGCGCGTTGCCCGTCTTCTCGGTTTGAGGGACGAGCTGATGGCGAGCAACCTCAATGCGATTGTCGAGCACGAGTCGCGGCGCGGTCCGGCGCTCGTTTTTGCTCACAACAGGCACTTGCAGAAATACAAGAGCCGCTGGCGCTTCAACGGGCAAGACCTGGAGTGGTGGAGCGCGGGCGCGATCGCTGATGTTCAGCTCGGTGACCACTACGCTTTCGTGGCCTCAGCGTTCGGAGCTGCACCGCACCAGGGCGTGCACAGGGCTCCCGAGGACACCCTGGAAGGGCTACTTGCCGCGAATCTTCCGGAGGGCCGATGCATCATCAACTCCGAGAAGCTCCAGGCCGCCCTTCCCGAGGTGGATGGGCAGAGACCCGTACTGCGAACTGAGACGTCGAAGAACTACAGCTACTTTGCGCTCGACCCCGCTTACCTGCATAAAACCGATGGGGTCATCTTCATCAAAGAACTGGCAGATGCGCCGGATGCCGGAAATTCCGGGTAA
- a CDS encoding DUF418 domain-containing protein produces the protein MSRHLARGPVRGSERALAPDLARGFMLLLIVVANTPWYLWGRDGDRLSAHPEAESFIDQVTQGIIVTTVDLRVYPMFAFLFGYGIAMLYQRQIAAGTTEKDARVLLQKRNLWLLVFGFVHALLLWFGDILGAYGLAGLLLVWLFIRRRDVTLIVWSAIGAGLLLALTLLTVASVSAIPEGSDGGAEQPFDIYFIIEAANGESNYFASALTRVGFWLFLIFFQGIFSLAVPIAILLGIWAGRRRILEEPAEHLVLLRNVAIAGITIGWLGGGARALAKVGIWEVSDPMMFAFEQVQLATGLAGGVGYVALFGLVGYWLRGRTLGIFGTGIVAVGKRSLSCYLAQSVLCAPILAAWGLGLGQHMYSANMAVYAIAVWLITVVGAYILEKRNQRGPAEVVLRRLTYGKEARPPA, from the coding sequence ATGTCCAGGCATCTGGCCAGGGGCCCGGTTCGCGGCAGTGAGCGCGCGCTGGCACCCGATCTCGCGCGGGGCTTCATGCTCCTGCTCATCGTGGTCGCGAATACGCCGTGGTACCTATGGGGCAGAGACGGCGACCGTCTCTCCGCGCATCCGGAAGCGGAATCGTTCATCGACCAGGTGACGCAGGGGATAATCGTCACGACGGTTGACCTGCGCGTGTATCCGATGTTCGCTTTCCTCTTCGGCTACGGGATCGCGATGCTGTACCAGCGTCAGATAGCTGCGGGTACCACCGAAAAAGATGCCAGGGTGCTGCTCCAGAAGCGAAACCTATGGCTGCTCGTATTTGGCTTCGTCCATGCGCTTTTGCTGTGGTTCGGTGACATCCTCGGCGCGTACGGCCTTGCGGGCCTCCTCCTGGTGTGGCTGTTCATTCGGCGCCGGGACGTCACGCTGATTGTCTGGAGCGCTATTGGGGCGGGACTGCTGCTCGCGCTCACCCTGCTCACGGTCGCGTCCGTGTCTGCCATTCCTGAGGGATCCGACGGTGGTGCAGAGCAACCATTCGATATCTACTTCATCATCGAGGCAGCCAACGGAGAAAGTAACTACTTCGCCTCCGCTCTGACTCGGGTGGGGTTCTGGCTGTTCCTGATCTTCTTCCAGGGCATCTTTTCGCTCGCGGTGCCGATCGCGATCCTTCTTGGTATTTGGGCGGGACGGCGACGGATTCTCGAGGAACCCGCCGAGCACCTTGTGTTGCTGCGCAATGTGGCGATCGCGGGCATCACGATCGGGTGGCTCGGTGGTGGAGCCAGGGCCTTAGCGAAGGTCGGCATCTGGGAAGTTTCCGATCCGATGATGTTCGCTTTCGAACAGGTTCAGCTTGCGACCGGCCTGGCCGGCGGCGTCGGTTATGTTGCTTTGTTCGGTCTGGTTGGATACTGGCTGCGCGGTCGAACCCTTGGCATTTTCGGCACCGGCATCGTCGCAGTCGGCAAGCGTTCGCTGAGTTGCTATCTGGCGCAGTCCGTGCTGTGCGCACCAATCCTCGCAGCGTGGGGGCTGGGGCTCGGCCAGCACATGTATAGCGCGAACATGGCGGTCTACGCGATAGCCGTGTGGCTCATCACCGTGGTCGGCGCCTACATATTGGAGAAGCGAAATCAGCGCGGGCCAGCGGAGGTTGTGCTGCGCAGGCTGACGTACGGCAAAGAAGCGCGGCCCCCTGCATAG
- a CDS encoding patatin-like phospholipase family protein — protein sequence MTVSERLQRRGLIIGCGGTLGAAWIVAALVAVRDVLNWDPRDAELLMGTSAGAELVTMLGGGVSVDELVSMQLGTARHPALVNHLAAAPGRFPPLPAPALGSPSLLRKANGVTRSAGLLPRGRGNAAWLTKLANRLTDGHNWVPHSATWLVAADSETGARVAFGSPPAPHASISDALRASWAIPGWFPPVQIGGRRYLDGGTVSTASVDLALNQGLEELVVLAPMASTGRIPARGAHIIERAVLRNAMSARLDQEIALAESQGIRVLRVDASAADLHVMGPNFMDGRRRLATFEHALRSTRAALEAKAGVLA from the coding sequence ATGACAGTATCTGAAAGATTGCAGCGTCGCGGTCTGATCATTGGCTGCGGCGGCACCCTAGGAGCTGCCTGGATAGTTGCCGCCCTCGTCGCAGTGCGCGACGTCCTCAACTGGGATCCACGTGACGCGGAACTCCTCATGGGCACCTCCGCCGGGGCGGAACTGGTGACGATGCTTGGCGGCGGCGTCAGCGTCGACGAGCTGGTCTCGATGCAGCTCGGCACCGCGCGGCACCCCGCTCTCGTCAACCATCTCGCGGCGGCGCCGGGCCGATTTCCGCCACTCCCAGCTCCTGCACTCGGTTCCCCTTCCCTTCTCAGGAAAGCGAACGGAGTGACGAGATCGGCTGGCCTGCTCCCCCGTGGCCGCGGGAACGCGGCCTGGCTGACGAAACTCGCAAACAGACTCACTGACGGCCACAACTGGGTCCCGCACTCAGCAACATGGCTGGTGGCTGCCGACTCAGAAACGGGCGCACGGGTCGCGTTCGGCTCACCTCCCGCTCCGCACGCATCGATCAGCGACGCTCTGCGTGCGTCATGGGCCATCCCTGGGTGGTTCCCTCCTGTGCAGATTGGCGGTCGACGCTACCTCGACGGCGGGACAGTCTCAACGGCGTCGGTAGACCTCGCACTGAACCAGGGCCTCGAGGAACTCGTAGTTCTCGCGCCGATGGCGTCCACCGGCCGAATACCCGCTCGGGGAGCACACATCATCGAACGCGCTGTACTGCGAAATGCGATGAGCGCCCGGCTCGATCAGGAAATCGCACTTGCGGAATCACAAGGAATTCGGGTGCTCAGAGTTGACGCCAGCGCAGCGGACCTCCACGTAATGGGACCGAACTTCATGGATGGCCGGCGCCGTCTAGCCACATTTGAGCACGCGCTGCGCAGCACCCGTGCCGCACTCGAAGCGAAGGCAGGTGTTCTGGCATGA
- a CDS encoding collagen-like domain-containing protein → MKRFARNSVLVAACAVAVTGFTGMSAHLTSSEGNTAATAHGDSIVPALSSSTIDGSSHGSSGSHGSSGSHGSSGSHGSSGSPGSLVGGLGSLAALGSLGPHGSSCGGCVGPTGPTGPTGPAGETGPAGETGPTGPQGEQGVQGETGPAGATGAAGATGATGPTGPQGEQGVQGETGPAGATGATGVTGDMGPTGPQGEQGVQGETGPAGATGATGATGETGPTGPQGDDAVVEAAVLTTGSDGRVTLNYPAMATPPVVQGTAVGTTRYVVVAESVTATQAVLRVWETFGLTVLSVNVLGGWAPVGSGVQVHVTATQP, encoded by the coding sequence ATGAAACGCTTCGCACGTAACTCGGTGCTTGTCGCTGCCTGCGCGGTTGCCGTAACCGGCTTCACAGGCATGAGCGCACACCTGACGAGCAGCGAAGGAAACACGGCTGCAACTGCACATGGTGACTCGATCGTTCCCGCGCTGAGCAGTTCCACTATCGATGGCAGTTCACACGGCTCGTCTGGCTCACACGGCTCGTCTGGCTCACATGGCTCTTCCGGGTCGCACGGCTCTTCCGGGTCACCAGGTTCATTGGTCGGCGGCCTGGGCTCCCTTGCCGCACTCGGTTCATTGGGCCCGCATGGCTCGTCCTGTGGCGGATGTGTGGGCCCGACTGGCCCGACTGGCCCGACTGGCCCGGCCGGTGAGACTGGTCCGGCCGGTGAGACGGGGCCGACGGGTCCGCAGGGTGAGCAGGGTGTTCAGGGTGAGACCGGACCCGCGGGTGCTACCGGCGCTGCGGGTGCTACCGGTGCGACGGGGCCGACGGGTCCGCAGGGTGAGCAGGGTGTTCAGGGTGAGACCGGACCAGCAGGTGCTACCGGTGCCACGGGTGTTACCGGTGACATGGGGCCGACGGGTCCGCAGGGTGAGCAGGGTGTTCAGGGTGAGACCGGACCAGCAGGTGCTACCGGTGCCACGGGTGCTACCGGTGAGACGGGGCCGACGGGTCCACAGGGTGACGATGCTGTCGTAGAAGCCGCCGTGCTCACTACGGGGTCCGATGGACGGGTGACGCTCAACTATCCTGCGATGGCTACGCCTCCTGTAGTGCAGGGCACTGCCGTGGGCACCACGCGGTACGTCGTGGTGGCCGAATCGGTGACTGCGACCCAAGCGGTCCTACGGGTGTGGGAGACATTCGGCCTGACGGTTCTCTCGGTCAACGTGCTAGGTGGGTGGGCCCCCGTTGGGAGCGGAGTGCAGGTCCACGTCACTGCGACCCAGCCGTAG
- a CDS encoding SDR family NAD(P)-dependent oxidoreductase: protein MSIFRSPYPSLTLALSTVLVTGSGRGIGRATAALFAQHGARVLVTDVDLDAAEEAAAEIGPDASAHRLDVRSRRAWDELANKVGTVDILVNNAGIMPLAALLDETDQTIDATMDINVRGPMHGMRVFGPQMVERGQGHIVNVASLAGKIPVHGMVAYNASKFAAVGLSAAARLEFADHGVSVSTVLPSAVRTELSSGVQLGHGLPTVDAVDVARAILRTCTTRQAEIAVPRYLSPADVALAVAPERLTSVLRTVIGARRALTGVDHGVRGAYDQRVARIANTES from the coding sequence ATGAGCATATTCCGCTCCCCTTACCCCTCACTGACACTCGCACTTTCGACCGTGCTCGTCACGGGATCCGGCCGAGGTATCGGCCGCGCCACCGCTGCATTGTTCGCACAGCACGGCGCGCGCGTTCTCGTCACAGACGTCGATCTCGACGCTGCTGAAGAAGCCGCCGCAGAGATCGGACCGGACGCGTCAGCGCACCGGCTCGATGTGCGGTCCCGGCGGGCTTGGGACGAACTCGCCAATAAAGTCGGTACCGTCGACATCCTCGTCAACAATGCTGGCATCATGCCGCTCGCCGCGCTTCTCGACGAAACCGACCAGACCATCGACGCGACCATGGACATCAACGTCCGTGGCCCCATGCATGGCATGCGCGTATTCGGCCCGCAGATGGTGGAACGCGGGCAGGGACACATCGTCAATGTCGCCTCACTGGCAGGGAAAATCCCGGTCCACGGGATGGTCGCGTACAACGCGAGCAAGTTCGCTGCGGTCGGCCTTTCCGCCGCTGCACGGCTTGAATTCGCTGACCACGGGGTGAGCGTGAGCACCGTGCTTCCGTCGGCAGTGCGCACCGAACTCTCGTCGGGTGTGCAGCTCGGACATGGCCTGCCAACGGTTGACGCTGTAGACGTCGCCCGCGCAATCCTGCGGACTTGCACCACTCGCCAGGCTGAGATCGCGGTGCCCCGCTACCTCAGTCCTGCGGACGTCGCACTCGCAGTCGCGCCGGAACGCCTGACCTCGGTTCTCCGGACAGTCATCGGCGCAAGACGTGCGCTGACGGGAGTCGATCATGGGGTGCGCGGGGCATACGACCAACGCGTGGCGCGCATCGCGAACACGGAGTCGTGA
- a CDS encoding HpcH/HpaI aldolase/citrate lyase family protein, protein MSSPTLQSQAVDTSVARSWLLRGPANYSDIVAAESCGADVVVLDLEDSVAENEKHQARENVWRWLDQGKPTWVRINDVCTPHWSHDLDMLSSVKGVAGVMLAKAEHHDQIAATAARLPAGTPIVALVESALGLEEARGIAGASSVTRLAFGTGDFRKDIGAAADPVSLAYARSRLVVASRAERIHAPIDGPTLTDSTDDYRAGIKVGIAAGMTGKLCLSSQHARLINDELTPSAADVRWAEATIARLGVDGAQVKYGSERPQLERARKIRELVAAFSR, encoded by the coding sequence ATGTCATCACCAACTTTGCAGTCACAGGCCGTAGACACGTCAGTCGCCCGATCCTGGCTGCTCCGAGGGCCTGCCAACTACAGCGATATCGTTGCCGCCGAATCCTGCGGTGCAGATGTCGTCGTCCTCGACCTGGAAGACAGCGTCGCTGAAAATGAGAAACATCAAGCACGGGAGAACGTTTGGCGCTGGCTGGATCAGGGGAAACCGACGTGGGTGCGGATTAACGACGTGTGCACTCCGCATTGGAGTCATGACTTGGACATGCTCTCATCAGTGAAAGGCGTCGCAGGTGTGATGCTCGCGAAGGCAGAGCATCACGATCAGATCGCTGCGACGGCCGCGCGACTGCCCGCGGGGACACCGATTGTCGCACTCGTGGAAAGCGCGCTTGGCCTCGAGGAAGCCCGCGGCATCGCAGGTGCCAGCAGCGTAACGCGACTCGCCTTCGGCACTGGCGACTTTCGCAAAGACATTGGCGCCGCAGCTGACCCCGTTTCCCTCGCATACGCGCGGTCCCGGCTTGTTGTAGCGAGCCGCGCGGAGCGGATCCATGCGCCGATCGACGGACCGACACTGACCGACAGTACCGATGACTACCGCGCCGGAATCAAGGTTGGAATTGCAGCAGGCATGACCGGAAAGTTGTGCCTCTCTTCGCAGCACGCACGACTCATCAATGATGAGCTCACCCCCTCGGCTGCCGATGTCAGGTGGGCTGAGGCGACCATCGCACGCCTCGGCGTGGACGGCGCACAGGTGAAGTACGGCAGCGAACGGCCGCAACTCGAGCGGGCCCGCAAGATCCGGGAACTTGTCGCTGCGTTCTCGCGGTAA
- a CDS encoding MBL fold metallo-hydrolase, with amino-acid sequence MRVHHLNCGTFAPLGMRKKFVTHCLLIETETSGLVLVDSGLGRADVTEPKTTMRFPISYTLRPQLAIDETAVSQVEKLGYSAKDVRHILLTHLDFDHAGGLRDFPEANVHISAAELRAARNPSSVIERRRYSRATFDHKPRWVEHSEFGTRWFGFDAVRDIPGLPEQILYVPLEGHTRGHCGVAINTAPQGPARWLLHAGDSYYSHTEIGTPPSHPRVFAAMESVLQTSKSARLNNLARLREVARYDAVDVICAHDPADLARYSAR; translated from the coding sequence ATGCGCGTCCATCACCTCAATTGCGGAACGTTCGCACCACTCGGGATGCGTAAGAAGTTCGTGACGCACTGCCTCCTCATCGAAACGGAGACATCCGGCCTGGTACTTGTCGACAGCGGGCTCGGCCGAGCAGATGTGACGGAACCCAAGACCACTATGAGATTCCCGATCAGCTACACGCTCCGCCCTCAACTCGCCATTGACGAAACCGCAGTATCGCAGGTCGAGAAGCTCGGCTACAGCGCCAAAGATGTGCGACACATTCTGCTGACCCACCTCGACTTCGACCATGCCGGTGGGTTGCGTGACTTCCCTGAGGCGAACGTGCATATCAGCGCCGCCGAGCTGCGCGCGGCGAGGAACCCCTCCAGCGTGATCGAGCGGCGCCGGTACTCCCGCGCCACCTTCGATCACAAGCCACGGTGGGTCGAACACAGCGAATTCGGTACACGATGGTTCGGTTTCGACGCCGTACGCGATATTCCCGGCCTGCCTGAGCAGATTCTGTATGTGCCCCTCGAGGGGCACACGCGTGGCCATTGTGGCGTCGCGATAAACACTGCGCCGCAGGGCCCGGCGCGATGGCTCCTTCACGCAGGAGACAGCTACTACTCTCACACCGAGATTGGGACCCCTCCATCACACCCGCGTGTTTTCGCAGCAATGGAGTCAGTCCTTCAAACCAGCAAAAGCGCGAGGCTGAACAACCTCGCGCGATTACGTGAAGTGGCGCGCTACGATGCCGTGGACGTCATCTGTGCGCATGACCCAGCGGATCTCGCAAGATACTCGGCACGGTAG
- a CDS encoding flavin-containing monooxygenase, whose protein sequence is MTHYDVVIIGAGISGIGAAITLARKGIANFAVLEKGDTLGGTWRDNTYPGCACDVPSRLYSYSFAPNPDWSRVFAGQPEIREYIERTATEFGVPERVQFKTEVTRAQWNPRTQRWDIDTTQGSFTARAVIAAAGPWNEPLIPDIPGLAGFGGEVFHSSRWNHSYDLTGKRVAVVGTGASAVQFVPEIQPLVSELHVYQRTAQWVLPKPDHAMPEAESWAMRTVPGVYSGLRRLEYVLLESLGVGFRNPWILRLVQQTGRAHLFRQVRNKKLRAMLTPDYTLGCKRLLMSNTYYPALTQPNVEVHPNAVTEVRGNTVVGADGQEREVDAIIFGTGFHILDMPVGSRVFDGDGRSLDDHWKGSPQAYLGTAIAGFPNAFVLLGPALGTGHTSAFMILEAQLNYLGQAVSHLQDTNWAPIAPRREVQDAFNAEVQDALGSTVYNAGGCHSYYLDVNGRNSFSWPWSTKRMLDRLDGFDPAAYSHTETDTAKAPA, encoded by the coding sequence ATGACCCACTACGACGTAGTCATCATTGGGGCGGGGATCTCTGGCATCGGTGCCGCAATCACGCTCGCCCGCAAAGGCATAGCGAACTTCGCCGTACTCGAGAAAGGCGACACACTCGGGGGCACATGGCGAGATAACACGTACCCCGGGTGCGCGTGCGATGTTCCCTCGCGCCTCTACTCGTACTCGTTCGCGCCGAACCCAGACTGGTCCCGCGTCTTCGCCGGACAGCCTGAGATCCGCGAGTACATCGAGCGCACAGCCACCGAATTCGGTGTCCCGGAGAGAGTCCAGTTCAAGACGGAAGTTACTAGGGCCCAGTGGAATCCGCGCACACAGCGTTGGGACATTGACACCACTCAGGGTTCCTTCACCGCACGGGCAGTGATCGCGGCGGCCGGGCCGTGGAATGAGCCACTCATTCCGGATATCCCTGGTCTCGCAGGCTTCGGTGGCGAAGTGTTCCATTCATCCAGATGGAACCACTCGTACGACTTGACCGGCAAACGCGTCGCTGTCGTGGGGACGGGTGCCTCCGCTGTTCAATTCGTCCCCGAAATTCAGCCGCTAGTCAGCGAACTCCACGTTTACCAGCGCACCGCGCAGTGGGTGCTGCCGAAACCTGACCATGCGATGCCCGAGGCTGAGTCGTGGGCGATGCGCACAGTGCCTGGTGTTTACAGCGGATTGCGGCGTCTTGAGTACGTTCTCCTTGAGAGCCTCGGTGTAGGTTTCCGCAACCCATGGATCCTTCGACTGGTTCAGCAGACCGGTCGCGCTCATCTGTTCCGGCAAGTGCGGAATAAAAAACTGCGCGCGATGCTGACACCCGACTACACGCTCGGGTGCAAGCGGCTGCTGATGTCGAACACGTATTACCCAGCGCTGACACAGCCGAACGTCGAAGTGCACCCGAATGCGGTCACCGAAGTTCGCGGCAACACCGTCGTCGGCGCCGACGGCCAGGAACGGGAGGTGGACGCCATCATCTTCGGGACCGGTTTCCATATCCTCGATATGCCCGTCGGTTCCCGAGTATTCGACGGCGACGGACGCAGCCTAGACGACCACTGGAAGGGCAGCCCGCAGGCGTATCTCGGCACAGCAATCGCCGGATTTCCCAATGCATTCGTATTACTCGGACCAGCTCTCGGTACGGGGCACACGTCCGCGTTCATGATTCTCGAGGCTCAGCTGAACTATTTAGGTCAGGCCGTAAGCCACCTCCAAGACACCAACTGGGCACCTATCGCGCCGCGCCGTGAGGTTCAAGACGCATTCAACGCCGAGGTGCAGGATGCGCTAGGCAGCACCGTCTACAACGCGGGTGGGTGCCACAGTTACTACCTGGACGTCAACGGTCGGAACAGCTTCAGCTGGCCCTGGTCCACCAAACGGATGCTCGACCGCCTCGACGGGTTCGACCCCGCCGCGTACAGCCACACCGAGACCGACACCGCGAAGGCCCCCGCATGA